The nucleotide window CGATGGCCCGCTTCTCATGAGCAAGGATTGGCTGGATGCGCCCACGGCCCGCGCGGCCCCTGCGCCGCTTCGCGACATCGGCTATCTGCCGTCCATGCCGTTCAACAAGGTTCTGGATGCGGCCTTGAATATGGCGGGGCTTCGACGGGGTGACATCTATATCGCGCCGGTCTTCTGCCTATTGCCGCCTGTCCGCTCCCACGCGCTGCCCCTGGGCGATGCTCTCGCGTCCTTCGATGCCGTGACACGCCATGAAATCCTCGGGCGTCGGCCCATTGCGCTGGGTCGCGATGCCGCCGCCGTCCTGTCGCGGCGCGGGGTCGATCATATCGCAATCCCGCATCCGTCGGCGCGCGGCAGGGCCTTCGCGGACCGTGCGGCCCTCATCGCCGATGCGCTGCGCCGTGTCGCTAGGTCCTGACACACACGCTCACATCCCCGGCACCTCCCGCGCTCGTGTTTTCCCAGTGATCGCCGCCGCGTGCCACCTTGCTCGCAGGACAAGGAGTAACGGGACATGACACATCACCCCAACCGCCGGGCGTTCCTCGGCACCGCTGCGGCGACCGCGCTCGCCGCTCCCATGGCGCAAGCACAGACGCTCGCATCGGGCAATGACGCTTTCACCTACGAAGTCACGCGCACCGACGCGGAATGGCGCGCGATGCTCAGCGAGGATGAATACCGCATCATGCGGGAGTTCGGGACGGAGCCGCGCTTTTCCTCCGACTTCTGGGATACGGAAGACGCGGGCCATTACCATTGCAAGGGCTGCGATCTGACGATCTACGACAGCGACCAGAAGACCCTGCGCCTGATCGGGTGGGTCTTCTACTACCACGCGCGGCCCGACAGCGTGCTTCTGGGTATCGACGAATGGCCCGCCCAGATGTCGGAGGCCGAGGAGATGGGCGAACCCCGGCAGGTCACGGAGGTACATTGCCGCCGCTGCGGAAGCCATCTGGGCCATCTTTTGCAGGTCCAGGGCGACATGCTGCATTGCATCAACGGCGCCAGCCTGACCTTCGCGGCGGACGAGGCCGGTTGACCGGTTGAGGCCCGCCCTTCGCCCGGCCATAGTCGCCGTAGCAAAGGGAGCCCTGCGATGACGCCTGAACTGACCGCCCTGGCCCTGGCCGGATTGCTGCAAGTCGGGCAATTCGTTTTGATGGCCGTGCCCGCCAACCTCGAGATCGGGACGGGCAAGACGCTGTCGCCCCGGGACCGGGACCGGTTGGGTGGCGACATGCAAGACCTGCTCAGCCCCCGCACCGCGCGGCTCTACCGGGCGATGAACAACCATTTCGAAGGGTTGATCCTGTTCACCATCGCGGTGGTTGTGGTCACGCTTGGCGATGGCTCAACACCGGTGACGGCGGCCTGTGCCTGGCTCTACCTGGCCGCGCGCGTGCTCTACGTCCCGGCCTACGCCTTTGGCTGGACACCTTGGCGCAGTTATATCTGGTTTGTCGGATTTGCTGCCACGACCGTGATGCTGGTCGCCGCCCTGATCCCCGCCTGACCGCGCCGCACCCGCTTTGTGATCACACTGCCCGCCTGCGACCTTGCGCGCGGTGAAATATCCGCTGAAATCCGTGCTAAAGACCCGCAAGCTTGGGTTGTGCGCCCGTCCTGGCACACATACCTTCGCCCCTGAGAAGCAGCGCCGACGGAGGCCCCATGTCCAGCTATGACGTTATCGTAATCGGCTCCGGCCCCGGCGGCTATGTCTGCGCCATCCGCTGCGCGCAACTGGGGCTGAAGACGGCCTGTGTGGAGGGGCGCGAAACGCTCGGCGGCACTTGCCTGAACATCGGCTGCATCCCGTCCAAGGCACTGCTCCACTCCTCGCACATGTTGCACGAGGCGGAGCATAACTTCGCCAAGATGGGCTTGAAGGGCAAATCACCCTCCGTCGATTGGAAGCAGATGCTGGCCTACAAGGACGACGTGATCGGCCAGAACACCAAGGGCATCGAATTTCTTTTCAAGAAGAACAAGATCGACTGGCTGAAGGGCTGGGGCTCCATCCCCGAAGCGGGCAAGGTCAAGGTGGGTGAAGAGGTTCACGAGGCCAAGCACATCATCATCGCGTCGGGCTCCGAGCCGTCGAGCCTGCCGGGGGTGGAAATCGACGAGAAGGTTGTCGTGACCTCCGAAGGCGCGCTGAGCCTGCCGAAGATCCCCAAGAAGATGGTGGTGATCGGCGCGGGCGTGATCGGGTTGGAGCTTGGGTCGGTCTACGCGCGCCTCGGTGCGGAGGTTCAGGTGATCGAATTCCTCGACCACATCACTCCGGGCATGGATGCGGAGATTTCCAAGGTCTTCCAGCGCACCCTCAAGAAGCAGGGGCTGGACTTCACCATGGGCGCCGCGGTGCAGAAGGTGGACGCCACGAAGACCAAGGCCAAAGTCACATACAAGCTGCGCAAAGACGACAGCGAACACGTGATCGACGCCGATGTCGTGTTGGTCGCCAC belongs to Hasllibacter sp. MH4015 and includes:
- a CDS encoding peptide-methionine (R)-S-oxide reductase; the encoded protein is MTHHPNRRAFLGTAAATALAAPMAQAQTLASGNDAFTYEVTRTDAEWRAMLSEDEYRIMREFGTEPRFSSDFWDTEDAGHYHCKGCDLTIYDSDQKTLRLIGWVFYYHARPDSVLLGIDEWPAQMSEAEEMGEPRQVTEVHCRRCGSHLGHLLQVQGDMLHCINGASLTFAADEAG
- a CDS encoding MAPEG family protein; amino-acid sequence: MTPELTALALAGLLQVGQFVLMAVPANLEIGTGKTLSPRDRDRLGGDMQDLLSPRTARLYRAMNNHFEGLILFTIAVVVVTLGDGSTPVTAACAWLYLAARVLYVPAYAFGWTPWRSYIWFVGFAATTVMLVAALIPA
- the lpdA gene encoding dihydrolipoyl dehydrogenase, which encodes MSSYDVIVIGSGPGGYVCAIRCAQLGLKTACVEGRETLGGTCLNIGCIPSKALLHSSHMLHEAEHNFAKMGLKGKSPSVDWKQMLAYKDDVIGQNTKGIEFLFKKNKIDWLKGWGSIPEAGKVKVGEEVHEAKHIIIASGSEPSSLPGVEIDEKVVVTSEGALSLPKIPKKMVVIGAGVIGLELGSVYARLGAEVQVIEFLDHITPGMDAEISKVFQRTLKKQGLDFTMGAAVQKVDATKTKAKVTYKLRKDDSEHVIDADVVLVATGRKPYTDGLGLDALGVKMSDRGQIEVDTQYKTNVPGILAIGDAIDGPMLAHKAEDEGMAAAEVVAGKHGHVNYGVIPGVIYTHPEVSNVGATEEQLKEAGRAYKVGKFSFMGNGRAKANFAGDGFVKILADAETDRILGAHMIGPMVGDLIHEVCVAMEFGASAQDLAMTCHAHPTYSEAVREAALACGDGAIHA